In Kangiella koreensis DSM 16069, a single window of DNA contains:
- a CDS encoding Crp/Fnr family transcriptional regulator, which yields MIHLIYELDEGDEVQVASLGASDVCGGAIFSGSRKSLVRAEVLHAGTAMLMPAKEALYWFHNEREFREPLLKACGRIEHHIMAKVACTRFHTIQQQLCFWLLELSDQIQNKVIDVTHEHIAGLLGVRREGISEAAHKLQLKGVIDYKRGHIKIINRKQLEQLSCECYHNLYSTN from the coding sequence GTGATTCACTTAATTTACGAACTGGATGAGGGTGATGAAGTCCAGGTTGCCAGTCTTGGAGCGAGTGATGTTTGTGGTGGCGCCATTTTTTCAGGAAGTAGAAAGTCGCTGGTAAGGGCTGAAGTTCTACATGCTGGTACTGCCATGCTGATGCCGGCTAAAGAAGCCTTGTACTGGTTTCATAACGAACGAGAGTTTCGAGAGCCATTACTCAAAGCTTGCGGCAGGATTGAGCATCATATAATGGCCAAGGTCGCCTGTACCCGTTTCCACACTATTCAGCAGCAGTTATGTTTTTGGTTATTGGAGCTATCTGATCAGATCCAAAATAAAGTCATTGATGTTACCCATGAACATATTGCTGGACTATTAGGGGTGAGGCGGGAAGGGATTTCAGAAGCTGCGCATAAATTGCAGCTAAAAGGGGTGATTGATTATAAACGCGGACATATCAAAATCATCAATAGAAAGCAGCTTGAGCAACTCAGTTGCGAGTGCTACCACAATCTATATTCAACGAACTAA
- a CDS encoding efflux RND transporter permease subunit, producing MIAWFARNPVAANLLMVVILVAGIFTISQRVPVETFPTTELQYINVTVPFRGATPEEVEQTISTRIEEAIYDLDGIKQLTSRSSENVSRVTIEVEDDFEVKELLDEIKSRVGAINTLPVEAERPIVQQIESRRETISVVVSGDLPEKELRQYSEIIQEELSSLPGLTQIETSGARAFEIAIEVNQNLLNEYGLTLQELGNAINSRSLDLSAGQVKSERGEILLRLKAQSYTQDDFEQIPVLTRPDGTILMLSDLAIIKDGFEEESLNTRFDGKPSVELEIFRTGDQSAIDVAQRVKDYVAAKQSELPAGVSLSIWRDRSKSVNARLNTLVTSAIQGGLLVILLLALFLRPSIAMWVSLGIPIAFAGGMALMPEMGVTVNLISLFAFILVLGIVVDDAIVTGENIYSHLNRGDNPLDAAINGTKEVAVPVTFGVITTMVAFVPLSFIGGGWGSFYSSIPLIVIPVLIFSLVESKLILPAHIGHMKKLNAKNDNKLVQYQQKFAKGFEDFVMKFYKPALKFALAHWQLSLAIFLAFFLFVWAAVSSGLTRFIFFPRIQSEIARATVVMPEGTPFELTDSYVERMTEAALELKEKYREEDGDSIVEHIFSVSGYGGGGGAVSSSNGLVMFEITAPEERESEITSAELVNEWRKLIGPLPGVESLTFRAEIGRNRDPIDVQLRGSNIQRLSGAALEVKDILGNIKGVFDVSDSFSKGKQEIQFRLKPQAETLGLTLSDLARQVRSSYFGVEVQRIQRGREDVRVMLRLAKEERSTLDGLNGLLIETPVGAKVPLEQLADLSYGNSPSSITRINRQRTLNITADVEKETADIEAIKRRIHQETSVILENYPGVTYSLEGEAREQEESTSRLTISLYFVLFAIYILLAIPFKSYIQPFIVMSVIPFGACMAIVGHWIMGMSLSVMSIMGMLALTGVVVNDSLVLVDYINQQRRKHGESLLDAVLHAGVRRLRPVMLTSLTTFAGLMPLIFEKSTQAQFLIPMGVSLGFGILFSTMVTLVLVPLLYYKAAQVKHYFKGKLA from the coding sequence ATGATCGCATGGTTTGCCCGCAATCCTGTTGCTGCCAATTTATTGATGGTGGTGATCTTAGTTGCTGGTATCTTCACTATTTCACAACGCGTTCCAGTCGAAACTTTTCCGACTACTGAACTTCAGTATATTAATGTGACGGTGCCTTTTCGTGGAGCCACTCCGGAAGAAGTTGAACAAACTATTTCAACTCGAATCGAAGAGGCCATCTATGATCTGGATGGTATTAAACAGCTCACCTCTCGCTCCTCAGAAAATGTTTCTCGCGTCACAATTGAAGTTGAAGATGATTTTGAAGTTAAAGAGTTGCTGGATGAAATAAAGAGTCGAGTAGGCGCCATCAATACTTTGCCTGTTGAAGCGGAGAGGCCGATTGTTCAACAGATTGAAAGTCGCAGAGAAACGATCAGTGTTGTGGTTAGTGGTGATCTACCTGAAAAAGAATTGCGACAATACTCAGAAATTATTCAAGAAGAATTATCCTCCTTACCCGGTTTAACCCAAATTGAAACATCGGGTGCCCGAGCTTTTGAAATCGCCATTGAGGTGAATCAGAACCTACTGAATGAATATGGCTTAACATTGCAAGAGTTGGGCAATGCGATCAATAGTCGCTCCCTGGATTTATCTGCGGGGCAAGTAAAATCAGAACGTGGTGAGATTTTATTACGACTTAAGGCTCAGTCATACACTCAGGATGATTTCGAGCAAATTCCGGTGTTAACAAGGCCTGATGGCACTATTTTAATGCTCAGTGATTTAGCCATAATCAAAGATGGTTTTGAGGAAGAAAGTTTAAATACCCGTTTTGATGGCAAGCCTTCGGTTGAGTTAGAAATATTTCGAACTGGTGATCAGAGTGCGATAGATGTAGCGCAACGGGTCAAAGATTATGTAGCTGCTAAACAATCTGAGTTACCAGCCGGGGTCAGCTTGTCGATTTGGCGTGATCGCTCGAAGAGCGTTAATGCGCGCCTAAACACTTTGGTTACAAGCGCTATTCAAGGTGGCTTATTGGTTATACTACTGCTTGCGCTGTTCTTGCGTCCCAGTATTGCGATGTGGGTTAGCCTAGGTATACCGATTGCTTTTGCTGGTGGCATGGCATTGATGCCAGAGATGGGTGTGACTGTTAATCTGATTAGCTTGTTTGCCTTTATTTTGGTTCTCGGTATTGTAGTTGATGATGCTATTGTCACCGGTGAAAATATCTATAGTCATTTAAACCGGGGGGATAACCCATTAGATGCAGCCATAAATGGCACCAAGGAAGTTGCGGTACCGGTCACCTTTGGCGTCATTACCACTATGGTTGCCTTCGTACCTCTGAGCTTCATTGGTGGTGGCTGGGGTTCATTCTATTCGTCTATTCCTCTCATTGTTATTCCAGTCCTGATTTTTTCATTGGTTGAATCCAAACTTATCTTGCCGGCTCACATTGGTCACATGAAAAAGCTTAACGCAAAAAATGATAATAAGCTGGTTCAGTATCAACAAAAGTTCGCAAAAGGCTTCGAAGATTTTGTGATGAAGTTTTATAAGCCCGCATTGAAGTTTGCTTTAGCTCACTGGCAGTTGTCGTTAGCTATCTTCCTGGCATTTTTCTTGTTCGTATGGGCTGCTGTTTCTAGTGGTTTAACGCGCTTTATTTTCTTCCCCCGCATTCAGTCTGAAATTGCTCGAGCAACGGTGGTGATGCCAGAAGGAACGCCTTTTGAGCTAACCGATAGTTATGTTGAGCGCATGACAGAAGCAGCACTTGAGTTGAAAGAAAAATATCGCGAAGAGGATGGAGATAGCATCGTTGAGCATATTTTTTCAGTCAGTGGTTATGGTGGTGGCGGTGGAGCAGTCAGCTCCAGTAATGGTTTGGTGATGTTTGAAATTACTGCTCCAGAAGAGCGGGAAAGTGAAATAACCAGTGCAGAGTTAGTTAACGAGTGGCGGAAATTGATTGGACCATTGCCGGGTGTCGAAAGCTTAACTTTCCGCGCTGAAATTGGCCGTAACCGCGATCCCATTGACGTGCAGTTGCGTGGTTCTAACATTCAGCGATTAAGTGGTGCTGCGCTGGAAGTGAAGGACATATTGGGAAATATTAAGGGAGTATTTGATGTTTCAGACAGCTTCTCGAAAGGTAAACAGGAGATCCAATTCCGCTTGAAGCCACAAGCGGAAACCCTGGGTTTGACCTTAAGTGATCTCGCGCGCCAGGTTAGAAGTTCCTATTTTGGTGTTGAGGTGCAGCGTATTCAGCGGGGACGTGAAGATGTTCGCGTGATGTTGCGTCTAGCCAAGGAAGAGCGGAGTACTCTAGATGGTCTAAATGGTTTACTGATTGAAACACCGGTCGGCGCAAAAGTACCGCTGGAACAGCTCGCAGACTTATCTTATGGCAACAGCCCCTCAAGTATTACTCGCATTAACCGTCAACGTACTTTAAACATAACGGCTGATGTGGAGAAAGAAACCGCAGATATTGAAGCAATTAAACGAAGAATACATCAGGAAACCAGTGTGATTCTCGAGAATTACCCTGGCGTTACGTATTCGCTCGAAGGTGAAGCGCGTGAGCAAGAAGAATCAACCAGTCGCCTGACCATCAGCCTCTATTTTGTGCTGTTTGCCATTTATATTCTATTGGCGATTCCGTTCAAATCTTATATCCAGCCCTTTATTGTGATGTCGGTGATTCCCTTTGGTGCCTGTATGGCTATTGTCGGCCACTGGATTATGGGTATGTCGCTAAGTGTGATGAGTATCATGGGTATGTTGGCGCTGACGGGTGTGGTGGTCAACGATAGTTTGGTGCTGGTCGACTATATTAATCAGCAGCGACGTAAGCATGGAGAAAGTCTGCTGGACGCGGTGTTGCATGCAGGGGTCAGGCGTTTGCGTCCGGTGATGCTAACTTCGTTGACAACCTTTGCTGGCTTGATGCCTTTGATCTTCGAAAAATCAACACAGGCACAATTCCTTATTCCAATGGGCGTCTCACTGGGCTTTGGTATCTTATTTTCCACTATGGTGACGCTAGTGTTAGTGCCATTGTTATACTACAAAGCGGCGCAGGTGAAGCACTATTTCAAAGGTAAGTTAGCATAA
- a CDS encoding DUF5700 domain-containing putative Zn-dependent protease yields the protein MFVSKTRLDYQLGLFITSKQFVQLIRLIIITTLFSFHSSVHANINISIDDSFPSKVIALFEAETVTEKALDEIAATEGAKALINKVTQYTEESNEELLKHALKRAAKGETWEKDPYYFWYTKKHNKELSKLIDSISSAESANKNVVERLSSYLPENFKLSTKVILVVGGSSSGWTNNSGNFQLGLDHHINDPIEVIENTMAHEVFHVAQEQLMPDSQGDSAVSADRVDALLAALMMEGTASLFDDFTGIQQEGELLKSTVAKQVKNRERIQSAFLLFETLIFRTAHDADADLGQLYQIGFMSQWDNFAYEVGKVMSEAIIKYDGKQAIGKLLQKGPRHFVGRYLELCEKDPQLTQFTSVFQTLVSTEGGSIREAE from the coding sequence TCAATTAGGCTTATTCATAACCAGTAAACAATTTGTCCAGCTTATTCGGCTTATTATTATTACGACCTTATTTTCATTTCATTCATCGGTCCATGCCAATATCAATATATCAATCGATGACTCATTTCCGAGTAAGGTCATTGCGCTATTTGAAGCGGAGACTGTCACTGAGAAAGCCTTAGATGAGATTGCCGCTACCGAAGGTGCTAAAGCACTTATCAATAAAGTGACACAATACACTGAAGAATCAAACGAAGAGCTTCTGAAGCATGCTTTAAAGAGAGCTGCAAAGGGAGAAACTTGGGAGAAGGATCCTTATTACTTCTGGTACACCAAGAAGCACAACAAGGAGTTGTCAAAATTGATTGATAGCATTTCTTCAGCGGAGTCTGCCAATAAAAACGTTGTAGAAAGGCTGTCCTCCTATCTTCCAGAGAATTTTAAACTGAGCACCAAAGTTATTCTAGTGGTTGGTGGCTCCTCTTCGGGCTGGACCAATAACAGCGGTAATTTCCAGCTCGGCCTCGACCACCATATAAATGATCCAATAGAAGTAATCGAGAACACAATGGCCCATGAAGTTTTTCATGTTGCACAGGAACAGTTGATGCCCGATAGTCAGGGTGATTCTGCAGTATCTGCAGATCGAGTGGATGCATTACTTGCGGCCTTGATGATGGAAGGTACGGCGAGTTTATTTGATGACTTTACAGGCATTCAGCAGGAAGGCGAGTTGTTAAAATCGACGGTTGCAAAGCAGGTTAAAAATAGGGAAAGGATTCAATCAGCCTTTCTACTATTTGAAACATTGATTTTCAGAACTGCCCATGACGCAGACGCAGATCTTGGTCAACTTTACCAAATCGGTTTTATGAGCCAATGGGATAACTTTGCATATGAGGTTGGTAAGGTGATGTCAGAAGCCATCATTAAATATGACGGTAAGCAAGCAATAGGGAAACTTCTACAGAAAGGGCCCCGACACTTTGTTGGCCGCTACCTTGAGCTCTGTGAAAAAGACCCACAACTCACCCAATTTACTTCAGTGTTTCAGACACTGGTAAGCACTGAGGGCGGCTCCATTAGGGAGGCTGAGTAA
- a CDS encoding efflux RND transporter periplasmic adaptor subunit, protein MTTQTPQRKKKVLLTYVLPLAIIVVASFVTYKMLSSKPVAFNRPNIEQVEVVDVEALKLVDHQIFVDSYGIIEPTTAGNLVAQASGVVTWVAPNFESGRLFNKGDILLKIDRRDYEIEVTIAESEVANAQLALNEEIARSDQALRDWKKINPNREASALVLRQPQMASAQAQLAAAKARLAKAKLNLSRTNIQAPYDGYMVQKLSDLGQLVNSNMPVASIFASNSLEVRLPVASNRVGYLQFGDEENKPKIRLIADFAGEQKVWLADLDRTDSVIDDTTRQWFVTAKLPGSILKDEPYLKAGQFVSAQIEGRLLQDVFVIPSKLISQNNEVFIFSEGQLRRQKVAVLWKGEDKSVVDPENSGDLVKEGNLLVTSLLSFVADGAKAQVRGESVKKGDEKPPAGKQEAKL, encoded by the coding sequence ATGACAACACAGACCCCACAGCGTAAAAAGAAAGTCCTGCTAACCTATGTACTTCCGCTAGCGATTATAGTCGTTGCTTCTTTTGTTACTTATAAGATGCTTAGCAGTAAGCCTGTTGCCTTTAATCGGCCCAATATTGAGCAAGTTGAAGTGGTGGATGTTGAGGCATTAAAACTTGTCGACCATCAAATATTTGTTGACTCTTACGGCATAATTGAGCCGACGACTGCGGGTAACTTAGTTGCACAAGCCTCTGGCGTCGTCACTTGGGTCGCGCCTAATTTCGAGAGTGGTCGTTTGTTTAATAAGGGCGATATCCTACTCAAAATTGATCGTCGTGATTATGAGATAGAGGTGACTATAGCAGAGTCAGAAGTTGCCAATGCTCAATTGGCTTTGAATGAAGAAATCGCACGCTCCGATCAGGCGCTAAGGGACTGGAAGAAAATTAATCCCAACCGTGAGGCCTCTGCCCTGGTATTGCGCCAACCACAAATGGCTTCAGCGCAAGCACAGCTCGCTGCAGCCAAGGCGCGGCTGGCTAAAGCAAAGTTAAATCTAAGTCGTACCAATATTCAAGCGCCCTATGATGGTTATATGGTGCAAAAGCTGTCTGATTTGGGGCAGTTGGTTAATTCCAACATGCCTGTAGCCAGTATTTTCGCCAGCAATTCATTAGAAGTGCGCTTACCGGTTGCAAGCAATCGAGTGGGTTATTTGCAGTTTGGTGATGAAGAGAATAAACCTAAAATTCGTTTGATTGCGGATTTCGCCGGTGAGCAGAAAGTTTGGTTGGCAGACTTAGATCGGACTGACAGTGTCATCGATGATACGACGCGTCAATGGTTTGTCACCGCCAAATTACCAGGTTCAATCTTGAAAGATGAGCCGTATCTGAAAGCTGGACAATTCGTTAGTGCACAAATTGAGGGTCGCCTACTGCAGGACGTATTTGTCATTCCATCTAAGTTGATTTCGCAAAATAATGAGGTGTTTATTTTTAGCGAAGGTCAGTTGCGGAGACAGAAAGTGGCGGTTCTGTGGAAGGGAGAAGATAAAAGTGTTGTTGACCCAGAGAACTCGGGCGACTTAGTCAAAGAAGGTAACTTATTGGTCACCAGTTTACTGAGTTTTGTAGCCGATGGGGCTAAGGCTCAGGTTCGTGGAGAGTCAGTAAAAAAGGGTGATGAAAAACCACCAGCAGGAAAGCAGGAGGCTAAGCTATGA